The following DNA comes from Papaver somniferum cultivar HN1 chromosome 4, ASM357369v1, whole genome shotgun sequence.
acttgctcttcagacaccaacttacccaacacactaccaagcctcgtagccaagattttagtaaaaatcttaaaaagaaattacttaaaccaatcggcctaaagttcttcaaactagcagctcccctaacctttgcaagcaaaagaataactagaattaaccccattaggaatggttttagaagaccagcaataagtaaccgctaaaatcagatccctaataatctcccaacaatgtctataaaaacaccccgagaaaccatccggaccaggcgcactatcagctcccaaatcaaaaaccgcctgtttaatctcatcacaagtaggaatagcatccaacatatgcgactcttccacagtaatagaatcatgatcataatcaaaaagagtttcacttacctgactatcctcaccattgaatttagcctgataataagaaaccacatgagcactaagatgaaccggatcgtaatagtactcccatcttcagcaacaagctccgagattgtattagcacttctacgaattttaatagagttgtgaaagaaagaagtgttactagaaccctccaacaaccacttatttctagatttttgctttaacattatattctgctgcctttgaatatcttgaacctcaacaagagcatccttcatattattaagtttagaaacatcaaaaggatccatctaatttctactagctacctcaaacttacgAGTTGCTTGCTTTAATCTAGCATTGACATTGCCAAAAAATTGATTCCATAACTTGAtagcctccttcaaccgcttcaatttgaaaggaaagataaaaccatgattaccatacaccggcgcatccaagataactccaccatcttcaaaaaatccggatggaaaaccacatcttctgaatacgaaaaggagcacgtctaggccgaggatcacaaaaaggaaaaccaataagagtcgaatggtcagaaacttccctaggaagagctttacaccgccaattcgaaaacttagacaaccaaggttcattaataatagcacgatccaacttactaataattctaccaacaccagctgaccattggtccaagtaaacttagaccccaacgaatcagcttcaaacaagttattatcctccatccaatcagaaaactcattaatacaagagacgAGTTACCCTACCCTACCTttttttcatcttgacgaagaacacaattgaaatcacccataaccaaccaaggagtagttgcGTCAACAcacaagttgactccaaagcctccttcgaaaacttgaatataactagcatgaacaaaagagataaaaccccctcagttttaaccgtaatggcctgctagacatattaatcaccaccggctcctcaatacaatcatcccaaagaatccacaaattacccaaagaactagaagtagaattatgaattacctttttattataaccagccaaatttaaccttatcatAACATTGTCAGTGtaacgaatcttaggctcagcaatacaaagtacaACCGGCTTGAACTCATGCACCAACttacgtaacttactacccgcttccaccttcgccaccccattaatattccaatagagaactctcatcaggaaacactcttcttatttatgaatagcttgtggaatcttgctaggaatcctactttgtaaaacaggtGAGACACCCTtctaactcggtttcccaaagcattcacttcagaatccgaatctgatttggaatcataaaacgttgttgagaagaactagaacttgTAAGCAAAACCCGCTTGGTTtcctacttttctttggcatatccactggtatttccgcccacttaacacccttaacacctgatgaagctttctcaggcgtcaactcttcatccgaactacctccagaagaGTTTTCAGCAGCATCCGAACCCCCTCCCGAAAAGTGTTCAGCATCATCATTATCAacacccaactcatcattcaagacattgaacttattaggagaaaccacaatagaagcttcagcaacagctctgtagcttgagatatcctcaatattatcaaccaccatgtcttgcaaagacttattaCCAGCCTCAACCGGCTAAAAGAAGAACTAGCTCATTCctgtcactagagtgattagttcttgccaattcaccactcttagttgacttagatgaggttgcaatttcaaccattgacaaccctagCCAAACCCTTTTTCAAAgctaacgccttcttagccttctcaaaagcttcagacgctgcatgaagattggcttcagtaGACGAATTCATTCTCCAAAGCAACCGCACTCTCCACcaaaccagcttcaaccaccccattcccacagctccaccatgccctacagcaagagcatcatccacattatCACCAGCACGTTAACAACCTCATTAACCACAACAGCACCACGttcacaccacctacagcagcgccaacacctacagcacAGCGTTTGTACCCTCACCAGTGGTCATCCTCTCCAGCACCTaccttacggtttctcctattacgcacattctgccactcccctttcgcatcagccttagacgatttcatcattctttggttgtcttctacattcatcattactatgaccaattatgcagcacttcatacaaatttaggtgattttgggatatccaagtattgccaaaacgtcctccccccagctgttatcttaattctacttggaatatgttttgcaaaatccacatctaccaaaactgagcaaagtttccatactccagatttagggttctttgatcaaccacaattggagtccctaaaaattttcccattgataacaagttcttctcagtccatagttctgcatgtaaaccaggaaagtaaacccatacgtttgcatgggaagttttttgacgatcaggatcaaaacctgggtaccaatccattaacttgagttcatgatgttgaacaaaccactttgtacgtctgattctctccttagtttcctcatcttgtagcataataacaaagaaaccttttcccatagtcataaacctaacagaattagggttaATCTGCCATTGAGAGATTAAAACTGTTTTAACCTCAAAGAACTTCAGTCCCGTGAATTTTAATCTTGCAATGAAgctgtgttgaaagggtttacaaccctcttcatagaagtccgcaggtataacaagggatggctctccatcaatcagagtaggattaggtaaactagtaatatcaactcctgttggctttagggtttgtttttcctttaccttgtccgcaaaggattggtgttgctgaatccGTGAAGAACTATGATTATCTTCTACCATATTATCCAAAATGAATGAAACCTAcgtgaaaaaaaaaacctaaacccttgtgttttcgccagagtttctctCTCCTTTCATGTTTTcgaaaagaatacacaaaagtatgttttctaaaaaaaattcttgagtgaatttcaaatgatgttatcaaattctggtaataaaagagtaaacagatGTTTGGACAGAAACATATAATCAATCTGAGATAAAGATCCAGACCATGAAAAACtgtttttccaaaagaaagacttAGATAAAAAATTGGAATTGTATCCCCACAAGCTTCGGTTTCCGGTTTTGGTAGAATTTCCTAAATatagttatttccggtttttgatatatattcttcttataaaagataacctcttgctatgttcaaaaacatatcggggaagattgatcgaaaccgtaactagggtttttcatattttcgcaaatatgagaaaaaggaaatcaaaggaAGAAAACTCTGAAACAGACAAACTGGTTTTAAATCCATTTATTCCTCCTGGAGAtattgagaaaatcaagtatcctcacttgatcaaagataaacatgatcgtaCAATCTTCGTGGATAATACATGCTTTGAAAGATATCAAGCTCTAAAGGGAGTAAGTTTCACTACAGAAAAGAGATTTGATccagatgtttcagaaaccaattatgTGAAGTTTTTTCAAAACCGGATCTGGGGAAATATGTTCgggtttgaaaaatattcacatGATATATTAAGAATTTTTTATGTTAATATTAATATTAATCATGAAAATCTTACTTTTAGTACTTTGATTGGAAGTATTGTTCATCATATCGACAGAAAGATGACATCAAAAATCATCAATTACAAAGTGAAAGGAAATCATATGATTACCGATTCTGAAATTGAgcactttttttttgctaggtcaaaatgatttattaaagcaaaaaaacgtaattacaagaattacaaaatgggaggctctaggcctccccaTCCCCATAAACCATAGGGGCATAAAACTCCAAAAATTCATAAATAAAGCTCCTAAACACTTTAACAAATAGCATAAAGAAGAAcaataagaaaattaaaatcgttttcgccccttatttccgactctaaaattcttcttcttgggaacgagaccagcaattatttgagtcaaatcatagtctccataagtctccttgtattcatcttcataatcaacaTAAGGTTCATCATAgtcataatcctcttcattttcatctgaagcataattacctcccggaacaagcttaatatgagattgagctttcttcctagttgacattctatccatttgctcatttttttccttgaaatagtcttTTCTAAAGGCTGGATTTCTAATGAAATTATCACGCACTTCATCAGTCTGAATGGTGCTTTCCTCCTCTAGTTCCTCttttgtcaaaatattattcatatcaaaaacacattcGTCTAACCCGATTTGGCTAGGAGTTCCTCATTGGACCTAGAATTAGTAGCCATGATTttggcagcttgcttggccactttgCTAGCTTGCTTCCTTGttagaatatctgcatcaacttcaccccaatctttcgaacccatactattatctgtgtcactagaatcatcttgttcatcctccaccaaaacctcactagtatcattagcaaggcctaactcagattctagggcaccatacttgttattcaccactaattctgtttgaaaaatctcatccacaaaaggagtttcaaaagatttaaatttaaaaggagtACCTTTGTTTGGGGAGCTCTTACTCTTTACTGTTTTCCAATCATCTTTCGTTGTATCAGACTCCTTACAAACTCACGCATTTTTCTTGGATCCTGTCTTGCCTTCAACGGAAATAACATTCAAACTAGAAACTGAATTATGCACGGTTTTATTTTCCAAAGAAGAGTTTGATTTGGCCACGGACACAGTTTGAACCAATACAACGTTTTTAGCTCCCAAACTGGAGTTTGGGTTGGATACGGACTTATCCATATGACTGTCCGTATTTTGCGTGGACACTGATTTAATCCCAGAAGTTTGCTTGGTCACGGACTCAGAAGTTTCCAAATTAACAGAATTCTTCTTGGTCACGGACTGATGTTGAGTATTCATACCCTGAGAAGTTTGGTTTGACACGGAAGTTAGTTGAACCACAGACTCTTGCTGAGCTTCCAAAGTTTGCACGGACTGAACTCCCAAATTTTGCATGGACTGAGTAGTTTCCAAAGACAGGCCATTAGTCCCGGATTAGAATTGCTTGCTAGACTTCCCTTACGAACTATCTGCATTGCAGAATTTTTACGTATAGCATGATCCTTTTTTGCTGCAATATTGTTTTTACATCTCATCAACTTAATCTTTTCTTCACGATACTCAATAACagctttgtcgagctgctcttctAGCTGTTTATCATCAGCATTCTCATGAACAACGTCAAAAATCTCCTTCCCAGATTGCACATTAACTTATGTCATATTCTCATTCCCGGTCTGCAAACTGTCACTTGCTGCAATTCCCAACTCTACAGACTGATAAGCATGATCTGCATGGGAGCCATGCAAATTACCATGCATATTAGTCTTTCCACGCACTTCCCTCCAAGCATACTTTTTATTTGTATTGCTAACCTCTTTACCATCCTTGGATTTTTGAATCTGATTTTTGTGAGACTCAACAGATTTAGAACCTCCCAAAAGCTTGCGAGCAGCAAGACAATTTTCGAACTTATGACCCATAAACTTACAATGTGTGCAAAACTTGATATTCTCCAAATCCTGAACTTCTACATATTTCCAAAACTCATTGCCATTAGCTTTCAAACGAATTCTTTTGGGAATTGGTttagcaaaatcaatatcaataagcaCAACAGCATAGTTcccaacatcatgatccaaagtTTTCTGATCAATAGCAATCGGTCTACCAAGAATTTTAGCAATGGATAATAgaattattttcgtccataattcAATGTATAATCCAGGGAAGCTTACCCAAACAGTAGCACAAGAAGTATTTTGTCTCTCCGGATCAAAATTAgggtaaaaattgaaaaccctaagttgTTGATCCTGCACTACCCACGTATCACCATGCCAAACATGTTTTTTATCTTTAGTTGTAGTTAACTTGATGATGAAAAAACCCTTTGTCATTGGTACCAACTTACTCCTCCTATCACCAAGTTTCCATTGCGCTTCTAAAACTTTCTGAACTTCATTAAGTTTTAACCCTTTAAAATTCAATCTCCCAATAAGACTGAATTGAAAAATCTCACGCCCTTCTTGTGTAAGTTCTAAAGGTAAATCCAAGGCTGGTTCCTTTTCATACAAAGATGCATCAGGTAGAGATAGTAAATTAGAATCGTTTAGCATATAGGGTtttttttacccttaaccaaatcagcaaaagacACGGTTTTATTCTCATTAGGATTCTTAGAAGAATCAGAAGTTTCCCCCGTCTTGAATCACCTAAAAGATGATCCAATATGAAGGAATGGACGTGAGAAatatgaaaccctaaaaaaatcgccAAAGAATCTTGGAGAGAAAATTTTGCATCTGCCACCtctgaaattgagcacgataacatttcaaaacttaTCACTGGTAAAACTGTTGAATGGAAAAAGGGAAAGATGCTAACCAAAGATGTACCCTTCTACTTAAGGATTTTCGGCAAACTTGTTGTAGCAACCCTTTTTTCTTGTACAAGAGATTCTTCACAATGGAGTAAAGAATTTGTTGAATCTTTATACTACCTCCTATAAGGcaaatttttttttgacataTGTGGATtaattataaatcaaatgattaaaatcattgaatctaTCAATACCACAACATtccatagaaatcttggatatccctgtctcatcaccaagATGTGTGAAAACGCAATGGGGAACAACTATGGAGATGAGAAAAACACTAAAACTATCTCTCAAGGAATTATCAAGCGGATGAGTGGAACTCAAAAGGGATATAGTATCTCATATGATCAAATCTATAGCAATGGAGCTCTCATGTTCCACATTTTACGTCTTGGGAGACAATTAGACTGTATTCAGAAACAGTTGGCCTTTGCCTATAGAGATGATCCGGAAACTCATGAAGGAATCCTAGTGATCAATAATGAGTTTCTAAAAGgtgaataaaaataaaactctGAAGAAGATTCTGATGAGCAAACAAATGAAGATTAATTTGTCTTCAAGAGGGaaaatagacattagtttttgattatttcaataaagtctattatgaataaaactatatattatttatgaataaaattattattttataatttttcttgtgatagttttcgattacatagcatgtgattgaatgctttattttattgctacgTATATTTACGGGATGTTTGACTTGGGTTTTCATAAccataatattcgatctcatatggtgtgaatccttatggtgactttttggtttagcaggattaagttctagcccatgttggtaggctttatcaaaggatcataaggagttccgattgaaactcatgtgtgaaaaagacACAATATGTTGAaccgtttttggtttagcataaaagcatttctgtttcgggttttcaacttttgcatcacattagttaaaaccgattttcaacatttctctggtaaaggttggtgtttgttgttgttattttgtctTGAAAGAGATTGACAACACAGTGATATTCTACCCCTGAAAGATACGAAGAAatgggtgaagaggatgcggaatttgaggtaacgaatttgttagttaatcgttttcctgtttaagaaaagactgattttattgcatatatttattgcttttgcttaacaaattttcggtacaattgatgtttattccactatttgtgtatggatgtgtgtgtgattcaattgtttctggttaagaaaaactattttatctttctttatggtttggtatcaattgtttaggcttacgaaatttcggtgcaattgcggtactataatgtctatgtttgtttcaattgcttccggttgaggtaaataattaagcaagttgatttatttggtttgtatgaattatttatggcttaacaaaaaggttttcgagatcaattgtttagtccaattcgattccggataagagaaactaagtcaattctgatcttagttagacttatcaaagtggaggtttcggttattcaagtctaatcgaatgccttaacaagaaatgctagttaactaacctagtacttgtcttgtttaaaagtgaaaggtctaagttattatttgaataatcagaacctgatgataaaaatagagttaattctgatctttattttggtcttatcgaacaagcgattgtatttgtacacatatatgtataagtccttattccttgaaccaaagtttgcgaactttgttgatcaagagaaacggaatgtggcgtgagccaagtccgcgaactggcggaagttctcgacccgagaatttctgctagagtttgtgaactccttccgtgagcttaagtccgcgaacccagtccgcgaacttgagcaggttatatctaaaattggttgttcttgaactcatgtttatgtaAACAAagaaattcttttgcaaaccgtggctataaaattcatgaaccgattcgagtgaatcaaaccgtttttgcttcgattgtgtcttatgtagttacataagatctaagcaattgaaaaactctctaactagttcatttgagtcatttgaactagttatggtgaagaagaatatggtgtatatgaaagtgatcatatggctaacaatttggttaactatagttgaaccaacaaatgttaatgtttgggaacggttacataaacccaaaattggacatttcatttgtgtataacaagctaagttttcgatccagcagttgagaaatattagcttgaatctaatcaggttttcatctaacgg
Coding sequences within:
- the LOC113272832 gene encoding uncharacterized protein LOC113272832; this translates as MLNDSNLLSLPDASLYEKEPALDLPLELTQEGREIFQFSLIGRLNFKGLKLNEVQKVLEAQWKLGDRRSKLVPMTKGFFIIKLTTTKDKKHVWHGDTWVVQDQQLRVFNFYPNFDPERQNTSCATVWVSFPGLYIELWTKIILLSIAKILGRPIAIDQKTLDHDVGNYAVVLIDIDFAKPIPKRIRLKANGNEFWKYVEVQDLENIKFCTHCKFMGHKFENCLAARKLLGGSKSVESHKNQIQKSKDGKEVSNTNKKYAWREVRGKTNMHGNLHGSHADHAYQSVELGIAASDSLQTGNENMT